The genomic window AAAAAATCATGAAAACCATCCTGAGCGTCATTACGGGACTTCCCGGCAATTTCCGGTCCGATGACGGGCTTCACTCGCTCACATCCATCATTGCGGAAAAAAAGGGCTTTTTTTCCAGGAGAACGCTCACTTTCACCGCACGGTTCAGAGTGAATGAGGAAACCCAGGAAGTAATTTACAACGAGACTCTCGTGGAAAAAAAGAGCGGCCTCGGAGCCGGAAACGGCGAGGGAATTTTC from Aminivibrio sp. includes these protein-coding regions:
- a CDS encoding ribonucleoside-triphosphate reductase, whose product is MIEEKIMKTILSVITGLPGNFRSDDGLHSLTSIIAEKKGFFSRRTLTFTARFRVNEETQEVIYNETLVEKKSGLGAGNGEGIFGFGFRKWKITAGPSGLDGVLEERSEMLDRKYGFTFRFQQIRDAVRKLVEDEGYSFKHQVWGKL